In one window of Elusimicrobiota bacterium DNA:
- a CDS encoding HD domain-containing protein, whose protein sequence is MYNNKNIWIVGGYIRDWLLQRECNDIDLVTDANAKKVAQIFAKKNKGSFITLDDFNKIYRVVIKDKIYDFSQLQGMGGSREMWIVDDLSRRDFTINAMATQITDCPPTSRRAGRLQIADIIDPFNGLADIKNKIIRTICEKNLVADPLRLLRAYRFAGQLNFKIEPKTKKYIKNYSRNLKNIPSERILYELFLILELQNSYSVILELYKSGLLNELFPELISAKNIAKCYYPEMGLLGHSFDTLKVLEKFYTAGFKNVFPQYTKKIIQHLEQKISRTIKRKTLLKLAALLHDIGKPTVAKKIDGRLRFFEHEERGCETIVNIGKRLKLSNTEINYLIKLIRHHMRIGNLTTAKMLTDKAVWRFFRDLTDDAIDLIVLSVADAYTYPKGRTRTLHKIIANKLLHKYYSKKEKIIPKKLLNGFDVMRILKIPEGPLVGKILQKIEETQVIKKISTKQDAEKYIKHLDKTKKNL, encoded by the coding sequence CTGGATTGTCGGTGGATATATTCGTGACTGGCTTTTACAAAGGGAATGTAACGACATTGATTTAGTAACAGATGCGAATGCAAAAAAGGTAGCACAGATATTTGCTAAAAAAAATAAAGGTAGTTTTATAACTTTAGACGATTTTAATAAAATCTACCGTGTTGTTATCAAGGATAAAATATACGATTTCTCACAACTGCAAGGAATGGGAGGGAGTAGAGAAATGTGGATAGTTGACGATTTAAGCCGTCGGGATTTTACAATAAATGCGATGGCAACACAGATTACAGATTGCCCGCCTACAAGTCGTCGGGCAGGCAGATTGCAGATTGCAGATATTATTGACCCATTCAATGGTCTGGCTGATATAAAAAACAAAATTATTCGGACAATTTGCGAAAAAAATCTCGTTGCTGACCCGCTGCGGCTTTTAAGAGCATATCGGTTTGCTGGACAACTAAATTTTAAGATTGAGCCTAAAACTAAAAAATATATAAAAAACTATTCGCGAAATTTAAAAAATATTCCATCTGAAAGAATACTTTACGAATTATTTTTAATACTTGAATTACAAAACAGTTATTCTGTAATACTTGAACTTTATAAATCCGGACTACTTAACGAACTTTTTCCAGAACTAATATCTGCAAAAAATATTGCAAAATGCTATTATCCTGAAATGGGACTTTTAGGTCATTCTTTTGATACATTAAAAGTGTTAGAAAAATTCTATACTGCAGGTTTCAAAAATGTTTTTCCTCAATATACCAAAAAAATAATTCAGCATCTTGAACAAAAAATATCAAGAACAATCAAGCGAAAAACACTCCTAAAACTGGCAGCACTTCTGCACGATATTGGGAAACCAACTGTAGCAAAAAAGATTGACGGACGTTTGCGGTTTTTTGAACACGAGGAACGCGGCTGTGAAACTATTGTAAATATCGGGAAACGGCTGAAACTTTCAAATACTGAAATAAATTATCTTATAAAACTTATCCGACACCATATGCGGATAGGTAATTTGACAACTGCAAAAATGTTGACTGATAAAGCAGTATGGCGATTTTTCAGGGACTTAACAGACGACGCAATTGACCTGATAGTTTTATCTGTTGCTGATGCTTATACTTATCCAAAAGGCAGAACAAGAACCCTGCATAAAATAATCGCAAACAAATTATTACATAAATACTATTCTAAAAAAGAAAAAATTATTCCCAAAAAATTATTGAACGGTTTTGATGTTATGCGAATACTAAAAATTCCTGAAGGACCGCTTGTTGGCAAAATTCTACAAAAAATTGAAGAAACACAGGTGATAAAAAAAATCAGCACAAAACAGGATGCAGAAAAGTATATAAAACATCTTGACAAAACAAAAAAAAATTTGTAA